The genomic region TATGGTCGGCAAAAAGGAGAGGAGCATGAAAAACATCTTCAGGACTGAGCTCGGCGATGCATGTACTACCTTAGTTGATATAATCCATCACTATACGAAAGCAGAGAGCGTGTCTCGAAGGTGCTGTCAAGCCTGTTCATGCCTCAAGTCCCAGAAGTGCAAGTTCCCCATGTTGTCTTATCAAAAGTTGTAGTATTTTTGCGTTGAGTGTGTAGATCCAGGTCGTTCATTCATACTTAAACTATTTCAAGTCCATCACCAGATGCGATAGCAAATATCTCAAGGCCCCAAGTTTTCATAATAGACAAACGCCCATGCAAGGTGGCTTAAAAGTTGTCTGTGgcattttctttttcattACAATGGAGATACCAGACCCAAATCGATGACAAAACAACAACGGCTACCTTTCACACACCGAACGACCTATGAATTTCGCCCCCTTTCCCTAGCCTTCCAAGAAACACATCGACAgaacacacacacacacatacaCAACAAAGCCATggtcagagtcagagtcaaAGTCATAGTCATCCCGTCCACCTCCTTTTTTGTTTCCCAATAGTAAAAAGGAAGAATAGATAAGCCCCGacaaaaataaaaaggacattaaaagaagaagtttgggtGGGTTATGGAGTCctaccaccaacaccacttGTTCAAGCGCCCAACAAAAATAAAACTTTGCGCTGAGTTGATCGATTGGCCAAGCTCCCAAGTTCTTCATGTCTTAAACCCAGCTGCAACCCAGTTCAATTGAGCAACAGGCAAGTTCCAAATTTCCGGAATTGCTCCATATAGTAGCGGTGGTGTGTAAAGACTCGTTCTGGTTTCATCTGGGCGAAGGGAGTCATGAGACTGTTGTCGTCAAAATCATTTCGTGAGAATGGGTTTATCAGGGATTAGGATCGGATAGTTGGAACAGGAGATTTCGAGGGAGGGAGCTTGGCCCGGTTGGGAGCTGGGTAGTTGAACGAAGGTGTAGCCAAACGTCACGTTCGGCAGTGGTGGACACGCATGAAGCTTGCACGAGTACGTCTATAGGAGAGAGTCGAGTCTAGTGAAGACACTCAAGCAAGCTGCAACCACCTCAAGCTGgagctccttgtccttgccacTATTGACCTCCTGTAGCTACTGTCAGTTATGGAAGTCTAGCGTGCATCACACATTACCCACCTCGTTAATGAGTTGAGGCAAGTTGGCACCAATGCCGTTCTGCGTGGCCTTCTTGCCGAAAGGCCATTGGCTGTAGTCGGCGAGTAAATCATCAGTCTGCGCAAAAGCCCGTTCCCTTGCCTCGTGGCCAAGGGATGCGAGGGCGTTCTCGAGGACATTAGCGGCGTAGGCGGCGCAAACCATGGCGATGCTGCGCATATAACGGAATTCGAGCGACTCGGGGAGGAATTGGCTACCATTGAGGACGACGGTCCGTTGGGTAAGGATGTTGCGAACCCGGCGGCGGATCTCCTCCTTAGCACCACCGTCGGCGACGGGATGAGTTGCCATGTCGAAAAGGAGAAAATTGCGCTTCTCGGTACGGAGGATGCCCTTGTCGACCAGGCCCTTTGCGAGCCGTTCTCGAACCTGCTTGAGCTGGTATCCGATCTTCATCAAGTTCCAGGTTTCGCCTGTGATTCGCGAGGCAGTCAGCAACGGTTGCTTAGGTATTGGGAGAATGGTGGGTAGGGTAATTTACCGCTCATCAAGTCAATCCAGGTTGCGACGCTCATCTTTTCGctctgcttcatcatcttgagaGCCTCGTCGAGAAGAACCTCGCCAGTAAGGGTGTCGTCTATGACCTCGATGTTGCGGTCTGCGAGGGGGAATCGGCGTCTTGAAGCATCCTTCTCCATTGCAATGCGACCACGGAAGGCCAGTTCGATGACAATGCATCCTCGAAGGGCGTAAGAGATGTTGTCGTTCCAGAAAGAGAGGTAGCCCTGTGAGCATTTGAGAGTCAGAGGTGTTGGTCCCTTGAGCACAAAGGGCACGTGTATGAGCACGAGTGGCAGCCTACCTGCTTATCCTTGAGGCCAAGTAGCAAGACCTCCTCCATGAGGGTGAGCTTCGGCTGCTTGCTCCGCTCGGCGCTCTCACTGATGTCGCGAGGGTCGAATGCGATCTTGTGGCCATTTTCTGTGCTCTCGTAGCTCGTCTCGGGTCCGTTGTCCCTGGCGCTTGGTGTGCTCGTTCTAGGGGCAGTGCCGTTGCTGGAATCGCCCTCAGCCGCAGGTCCTGCGCCGCCCGCACCGCGGCGTCGCGTCAATCCCGAGGACATTTCGAGTAGATAGAGATGATTAGTTTTGGTGCTGGGAGGGAAAAGACGGAGAcggaggtggaggagaggGAGCGACAGCAAAGTCGATTTCCGGAGTcgagatgaggttgaaggggTAGTTTGATGGATATCCTGTCCTGGGACTTTGATTGACTGGGCTGAGCCTGAACGGGGCTAGTTGCGCGTTCAGATTTAGGGGTTTGGGACTGGGGCCCGCGGGCTACTCTTGATAAGTGAATGAGCTCCCCAAGTTACAGGCGTCTCATTAGCTGTTGGAGCCAATAGATCGCTGAGCCGTTGGGGGACGGAATGTCCTTGCATGGGGGTCTAGGACCAACTATTGATGCTATCGATATGGGCTGATTCTCCCTTGTTTCCCCTTCTCTTTTGGTTGACTTTTTGATTTAAAATGAAGACCCAATGCCATCCAGAAGATACTGATGAACGACCTggcttcttttgcttcagaAGCTAACGCAGGGGGAGTTGACCATCCATCAGCCGACGATGATCCGTCTTGTGAGACAGTTGGGTGGCTCGGACATATGAACGAAAAGCAGCAGACAATAAAGACTCTCTACACAAAAGACTCTACAAATAATAATTGATTTTTTTGAGGATTGGTTCAATTAAGTGTACGAAAAAGAGGAATGAATCTCTCCCACCTCGGTAAAGTTGGAGGCATAAAAGGGAACTTATACGAGGTCTCTAAAGTGTAAGGGGGAAAAACCACGTAGCTGTGCCATTTCCCAATGAGTACCATCGAATAGCTGTTTTATGATAGTATGCTGACTTCACTAATAACTCCCTTTCACTACGATATTTTCTATTTGCAAGATTGAGTGGAAAGGCGCGTTCAAGAATTGCATGAAAGGATGCCCAAAGGATCGACCCAGCTTACACGGCCAACCATAAGCTCGAGAGGCTTCCTGGTGCTTGTCCAACCCAATAACCAAACAGCTCATCAATGTTACAGCAAGGATGATTTTTTTCCCTGTCAGCATTCCCCATACTAAGTATGTATATTGGCTTCGTTATTGGGATGTAGCCAATGAAACTCGTGTTCTGAAGCCAACTTCCTTCCTCTGCTTCCGTCTGCCATCGTCCAATTCTTCCTATTGAGGCTCTATAGCAAGTATAGAAAGAAACTTGTTTCACCGCTCTATGTCCGGTCCCGTCCTGTTGCACTCCTACTCTGCTAGGATTCCGTGGAAGTCCACCTTCAACACTAACATGTGGCGTTAGTCAGCCAGACACGACACGTAACTCCACCGCACACTTCAACTACACTTCATCCTGCCATCTAACAATACCCTTGGCTTTCGATGGCTATCTTAACGCCGCGtggacaagaagctcaatCGAGGCTGCACATCCTCAATCATGCACCAACAAAGGCATAGTTGTTTCCCCTTAGTTCGCATCCCTAGTTGTGACAGACTTGGACGCAACGCATCAACTCTAAACCAGGCAGCGCCGaaaatctctttatttaacgACCATACACAACTGAAGTGTAAATACAATATTTCACAGAACGCAAACCCACATCAGAATCTCAAGTTTGAGTTGGTAAACTGTTGTCCTTGGTTACCTTCTCGGCTGACCCCCCCTGAAGTCAGGGGTGCTTCTTTATATGAACGAAGATCAGTTCGCATGCCATGCGTCTGTGTTACTCTGTTCAACAGTTTGATCAGATGGAACTGGCTTTGGCTCTCGATTATGCAAGCATTGCAATAAAATTGAGCCGTATCGACCTTGTGAGCGGATATTGCTCAATCGGCATTTGGCATAAGGTATATCAAAGTGGTTGTTAGTTGATCACATGGCTTACTACCACCAAACTTTGATATGATCTAAGAGGACGCAAATATCCCTTCTCCTTTAAGCATGTGACACATTCACTGCTGAGCCATGCACATTGCTGCCTGGTGTGGTGATTTTGACTTTGTGTTCACCACAGTGGAAGCTCAGCGTGAATCAGACAGCTGCCTGCCAGCTGCACCCCGTGCCTACCACCGTCACCACAGCACATACCTTCATTAGCGATCACAACAGAGTCTCTTTCAACAAGCGGGGGGCCCCTGGGGGTGACTTGGCGGAGTGGTCGTCCACAGGAGCTCTGGGTACGCCCAGAGCTCCTGAGTTCGAACCACACCCGCCGGGTCACCTTACAAACCCTCCTCAGAGACTCTGTATGGCCCCTGGCACCCCTAGGATGGGGACGCCCGGACTAGGGAAGCAACGAGGCCATAAGTGTGAGCAAAGAAGTACCCAAGCGAAAGCAGGGCGCGCAGTAGATCCACCACTATAGAGTCGGATGCTGGGCGTGTAAGTATGTAAGTAGTTAaatgataataataattctttttgACTACTTTGTTTATAT from Fusarium fujikuroi IMI 58289 draft genome, chromosome FFUJ_chr04 harbors:
- a CDS encoding related to trans-Golgi protein GMx33 — encoded protein: MSSGLTRRRGAGGAGPAAEGDSSNGTAPRTSTPSARDNGPETSYESTENGHKIAFDPRDISESAERSKQPKLTLMEEVLLLGLKDKQGYLSFWNDNISYALRGCIVIELAFRGRIAMEKDASRRRFPLADRNIEVIDDTLTGEVLLDEALKMMKQSEKMSVATWIDLMSGETWNLMKIGYQLKQVRERLAKGLVDKGILRTEKRNFLLFDMATHPVADGGAKEEIRRRVRNILTQRTVVLNGSQFLPESLEFRYMRSIAMVCAAYAANVLENALASLGHEARERAFAQTDDLLADYSQWPFGKKATQNGIGANLPQLINEEVNSGKDKELQLEVVAACLSVFTRLDSLL